GCTCTCCCCTTGTCAATAATGGAGATATGACCCCATTCGCTCTATACCTTGTCAATAATGGAGATATGACCCCATTCGCTCTCCCCTTGTCAATAATGGAGATATGACCCCATTCGCTCTATACAAAGTCATTGCGCAGTGGTGGCAGCTGGGGCGAGCCAAGGTGCTCGTGATTGCCACGGGATTGGACGAGCTCGAGCAAACGGATTCGGGTAGGCAATTGGTCCGCCTTGTATGTAGTTATGAATATATAGATGAATCATTCGTAATTCGTTGCAATATAATGATTAGCGGAAATATCCAACCTACAGTAAAAAAGCGATGAAGATGCGTGTTGTCAATGCTTCTGCATACCGGTTGTATTAATCCACGAATACAACGTTTTTCGCGTAATTCCGAGAGCCCGAGCGGCAGCGGCCTTGTTGCCCCCAGATGCTTTGATAGCAGCTGCGGCAGTGGCTACTCGCTGGGCCGCTATCAGGCGATGGCCCTTCGCCTTGGACTGAACGGTTGTCGGCACGTCCGGTCCCGTGTCCATGTCATCAGACAACCAGGGCTTAGGTTGAAAGTTCGAGCCAGTTAGCACCGAGCCGTCTTCAAACAAAGCTGCTTGCAAAAGCGTATGCTGCAACTCGCGTACGTTGCCTGGCCAACCATGGAACGAGAGTTTTTCATGAAACGATGCCGATAGTCCCACCAGCTGCCGTCCTAATCTCAAGCTAATGCGCTGCAGAAAAGCGTCTGCCAGAAGCGGTAAATCATCGATACGAGACCGAAGCGGTGGCAGCGTGATCGTGAATTCGTTGAGACGGAAATACAAATCAGCTCGAAACCTCCCCGCCGCCAAGCTCGAGGCTAGATCGATATGAGTGGCTGCGATGATTCGGACATCCACCGGTCTCGGTGTCTCGGCGCCAACTCGGACAATCTC
Above is a genomic segment from Verrucomicrobiota bacterium containing:
- a CDS encoding sigma-54 dependent transcriptional regulator, with the protein product DWNSMPKGLGELIGRSSPMLELFRLIKRVGSTEVNVCLSGETGTGKEIAAALLHRLSPRSSGPFVTVNCGAIPDSLLESELFGHEKGSFTGAHRSRLGKFELADGGTLLLDEIGDLSMHGQVALLRVLQQREIVRVGAETPRPVDVRIIAATHIDLASSLAAGRFRADLYFRLNEFTITLPPLRSRIDDLPLLADAFLQRISLRLGRQLVGLSASFHEKLSFHGWPGNVRELQHTLLQAALFEDGSVLTGSNFQPKPWLSDDMDTGPDVPTTVQSKAKGHRLIAAQRVATAAAAIKASGGNKAAAARALGITRKTLYSWINTTGMQKH